A single region of the Marinobacter nanhaiticus D15-8W genome encodes:
- a CDS encoding Nudix family hydrolase, which produces MKEVHVAVGVVRRGRDVLIARRPDHAHQGGLLEFPGGKVEPGESVQHALARELQEEVGIHINPRLLQPVIGIRHDYGDKRVFLDVWSTDSYEGVPHGREGQPVQWLDISALSDGDFPAANRPIIRALKLPGTYPISGGDGLDEQTLFEVVCDRLGRLRPEWFLLRAPWLDDAAYEALAHRITVWCNPREIQVILHGDPALLEQVPASGVHLPWRIAQTLKRRPLANTAWLGVSCHSADELAHAARLGADFATLGPVMATASHPGAATLGWVAFGDSVAGATLPVYALGGLRWGESRIAREAGGQGVAAIGAWWNEVPEHQGETVE; this is translated from the coding sequence ATGAAGGAAGTACACGTCGCCGTCGGCGTGGTGCGCCGCGGTCGCGACGTCCTGATTGCACGCCGCCCGGATCATGCCCACCAGGGCGGCCTGCTTGAGTTCCCTGGGGGTAAGGTGGAGCCTGGCGAGAGCGTTCAGCATGCCCTGGCTCGCGAACTTCAGGAGGAAGTGGGCATTCACATCAATCCCCGTTTACTGCAGCCCGTGATCGGCATTCGACACGACTATGGGGATAAGCGGGTATTTCTCGATGTCTGGTCAACCGACAGTTACGAGGGCGTGCCGCATGGTCGTGAGGGACAGCCGGTGCAATGGCTCGATATCTCCGCGCTAAGCGATGGAGATTTTCCGGCCGCTAATCGGCCAATCATTCGCGCCCTGAAGTTACCCGGCACCTATCCGATCAGCGGTGGCGACGGGCTGGACGAACAGACGCTCTTTGAAGTCGTTTGCGACCGCCTGGGGCGTTTACGTCCTGAATGGTTCCTGTTACGGGCGCCATGGCTTGATGACGCAGCTTATGAGGCCCTGGCACATCGCATTACAGTCTGGTGCAATCCAAGGGAGATTCAGGTGATCCTCCATGGCGACCCCGCGTTGCTCGAACAGGTGCCGGCGTCGGGCGTACACTTACCGTGGCGAATCGCCCAAACGCTTAAACGGCGGCCGTTGGCCAACACTGCCTGGTTGGGCGTATCCTGTCATAGCGCGGACGAACTGGCCCATGCCGCCCGGCTGGGTGCGGATTTCGCGACCCTGGGGCCGGTTATGGCGACTGCCAGTCACCCCGGCGCTGCGACCTTGGGTTGGGTCGCTTTCGGCGATAGCGTGGCGGGTGCCACCCTTCCCGTTTACGCCTTGGGCGGACTTCGCTGGGGCGAAAGCCGGATCGCCCGTGAGGCGGGCGGTCAGGGCGTGGCGGCCATCGGCGCGTGGTGGAATGAAGTTCCGGAACATCAAGGAGAAACCGTTGAGTGA
- the moaC gene encoding cyclic pyranopterin monophosphate synthase MoaC, translated as MVDVTDKAATSREARAEAFIRMLPETVDMIVEGEHPKGDVLAVARVAGIMAAKKTHELIPLCHALNLTSVKVELTPNTEVPTGVHVEVTCRLSGQTGVEMEALTAANIAALTLYDMCKAVDRGMEIEGVRLLEKKGGRSGHWQRT; from the coding sequence ATGGTGGATGTCACGGACAAGGCCGCGACCAGCCGTGAAGCACGTGCCGAGGCCTTTATTCGCATGTTGCCGGAAACCGTGGACATGATCGTCGAAGGGGAGCACCCGAAGGGCGATGTGCTGGCCGTGGCACGGGTGGCGGGTATTATGGCGGCCAAAAAAACCCACGAATTGATCCCCCTGTGCCACGCCCTTAACCTCACATCTGTTAAGGTGGAACTGACACCGAACACCGAGGTCCCAACCGGCGTTCATGTCGAGGTCACCTGCCGCCTCTCCGGTCAGACGGGTGTGGAGATGGAAGCGCTGACCGCGGCCAATATTGCGGCACTGACGCTGTATGACATGTGCAAGGCGGTCGATCGGGGCATGGAAATCGAGGGCGTGCGTCTGCTCGAGAAGAAGGGCGGGCGTTCAGGTCATTGGCAACGGACTTGA